ACCCGAAGGTAAAACTTCTAAAGTTAATGTATCGGCTCCAATATAGTTGTGTGCTTTCTCAAATGGGAATACTTTCAAAACTACATTGAAGTCAAAGGTTCTTCCATTTTGAGTTCGCTCAAGGCTAATAATTTCTATGTCATAAAGAGCGTATTGAGTAAGTTCTCCATAACGCCCAACTACAGCATTACCTATATGTGGTGATAAAGTTGTAAGAAATGCATCTGACATTAAATATTTATCATTTTCAGCTTTTGTATACCCAGGTGAAATTACCATTAAGAATATAGCGATAGAAGGAATAAACATTAACATTTTCATAAGTCGACACCACCTTGTATTTGTTTATTCCTAATATGACAATATCCATTTACGGCTATACAATTTTTGTTATTAAAAAACAACCATTGTTTATAACATTACCTTAAATTAAGAAAAAGTGTTATAGACAAGCGGAAACCAGTATCCAATTGCCTGCAAAAATTGAATACCAAACGCTCTGATTTTAGCTTAATCCGTTCCGTTTGCGGGTGCTATATAAATAACTAGCATAAGAAAAGACGTATGTATTTGAACTATGACCCGAATAATGGACACTTAATAAAAAGTGACCGTTATTCGGGTTTTTCTATGTCCTAAGTGAGAAAACCCGTTTATAATTAAAGAATTATTGCGGACGGAGAATTTTACATTATGAGTAAACATTTATATACCCAATCTCAAATTGAAGAGCTAGAGAATAATCCTTACGTATTACGTGCATCGGGACGTTCAATTACTTATCATCCCGACTTTAAAATTAAAGCTGTAATGGAATATGAAAGCGGAAAGTCGCCCTCTCAGATTTTTATTGATCATGGTTTTAACCTATTGCTTATTGGTAGAGAACAGCCCAGAAAAATAATACATAGGTGGCGCAAGACCATTACGAAGCATGGTGGATTTGGACTCAAAATAGAACGAAGAGGTAAGGGAAGTACAGGACGACCATCTTCAAGTGAGCTATCGGTTGAAGAAAAGCTCAAAAAGGCAGAAGCTTGAATAAAATTTTTGGAAGCGGAGAATGACTTTCTAAAAAAGCTAGAGGAACTAGAGAGGCAGGCGATGAACAAAAAACGATTTTAACCCCAGCTGAGAAATTTCAACTTATTCATCAAACCATTCATAATCAACAGTTAAAGAACTCATTGAGCTTCTTATGTAAATTAGCTGGGGTTAGTAGAAGTGGATATTATGCTTGGCTTGAGGCTGCCACCACTCGTCAACGTAAAGAATGAACAAGATGAAATGGATATTAAACACATTAAGTCTATCTTCCAACAGAAAAAGGAAAAGGTAGGGGCATTACAAATCAAAATGATTTTAGAAAACGATTATTTTATAGTAATGAATCACAAGAAAATTAGAAGGCTTATGCGTAAATACGGATTTATTGCGAGGGTTAGAAAAGCGAATCCATATAAAAAGATGATCAAAGCTACTCAGGAACATAGAACATGCCCTAATCACTTAAATCGTGAATTCAACCAAGAAGAACCAGGAAAAGTTTTGTTAACGGATATTACTTATCTTTATTATTCTAATGGTCAAAAAGCCTATTTATCTTGTGTTAAAGATGGTAGTACCAATGAAATACTAGCCCATTATTTATCCACTTCTTTAGATATGGATATTGTTTATAAAACATTAGACAAACTGAACGAAGCTATGGAAAATCAGTTCCATCCTGATGCAATTATCCATTCAGATCAAGGGGTTCATTATACCAATCCAATCTTTCAAGACAAGATAAAGAAACTAGGTATAACGCAATCAATGTCCCGTAAGGGAAATTGTTGGGATAACGCTCCAATGGAATCATTTTTTGGTCACTTTAAAGACGAAGTCGATTATAAAGAATGTAATAGTCTTGGTGAGTTAAAACAAATAGTAGATTCTTATATGAAGGAGTACAATAATCATCGTTATCAGTGGGGATTAAAGAAGATGACCCCGGCACAATACCGAGGTCATCTGTTAGCAGCATAGTCTCTTTTATTAAACTGTCCATATTATGGGTTATAGTTCAATTCGCATACGTCGTTTTCTCTATTTATTAAACTAACAATGAGGGCTTGTTAAATATATGAAACCTTTATAATAAAATACTCGTCTAAAACCATTTTTGAACCAACCATCCTATTCTCTATGTGGGATGGATAAAAAACAATACAATTAAGAATTTGCATTCCATTCATGAGTTGCTTGATACTTTACTATATACTCATCCAATTTTCTACTAATTTTTATTGTATTTTTGCTGGTTAATCCTTCTTTCATACCTGTTTGAATCATCTCCCTGCGTAGTGATTCAATAATCCTAATTAATTCACTTTGTTCATTAGTAATTGGTGAAAATGGCATATGATAAACTCCTAAAAACGGTATATATTTACTGATTTTAACAACCGTTTGCTAATATGAGAAGGGAATTTTTTATTGAGATTTTTGGTGATAAATGGATGTAATAACAAAAGAGGGTAATAAAATCGAAATTGATTTTAAACCCTCTTTGTAATGCTAATTTTAATATTTATTGTACTTTCCCGTCCTTTATCAACACTTTCCAGGTGCCACCATTATCTTGGGTTTGGTAAATATCGTTTTTATGAGTAATGACAGTTATTTCGTCTCTATTTTTAGGATTTGAAGCGATAAACATAATTGGATTTTGGGAAGTAATTTGATTTGGTATGGAAAGTTTGGTCATATTTTGAGCGACCAAATCCTGTTTATAAAGTTCAGGGCTATTATCATTCATAGCAAAATACAGCATTGAATCTTCTTGAAATTCTAGAGTGGTTACTGGTACTGCTTGAGAAACGACCTTAAATTGATCACCATTATTATCTGAAAGATATAAGCCTTTATCAGTTGAAATTCCAATCATATTTGATTCTGTAGGGTGAGCGGCAATATTACCAATGGAACTAGCGGAAAAACCTTGCATTTTACTTTGAGTCCAAGTTTTCCCTTCATCATCAGTGTAATATAATCCCGAATCAAGCAGAGAATTTGGTGCTTCATTAATGGCATAAATGGTATGACTGATAAATCCAGTGGCCAAATAGTGAAAATCAGTTTCGCCATAAAAAGCAAGTTTCTTAATAGACTCTCCTTCATCAGTGCTTTTGACTAAGCCAAGAGGGTTCTTTAAATCAGAACCATGCTCAGGATGCCCACTTGAATAGAAACCTTTATCAACGACCTGGAAACCCATATAGTCATGATTGTTCTTTGTTATTGCGTACCATTTGTTATCAGAGTAGCGGACTAATCCATCATGGGTAGCCAAATACAGTTCATTCTTATTTCCTACATATCCTAAACCATGGATATGCTCAATTTTCACGTCTTTTACTACTTCGTAAGTCTTTGTGCTTTGTGTCTCATTACCTGAACACGCTGCGAGAATAACACTGATCAAAGTAACCAAGGCAATCCATTTGAAATTTATCACAACATTTCCTCCAAAAACTATTAATTAATTTTTTTCTTTCTTTTTTGATGTAGGTATATGAACAGAACAAAAAGAGCGATTATTGCTAAAATAACCTTTTGCTCATTTGTTGATTCCAATACCTGTTTAACAGAGTATGCTTCTATAAAAAGGGCAGGTAGTTTCCCAAGGGAGCTAGCAACTATAAAGGTAAGAATACTGGTTTTGCTGATAGCTACAGCTAGGTTAATCATTCCAGAAGGAATGAAAGGAAGAACTCTTAGTACTAGGATAATAACAAAAGAATCCCAGCCTTGCGTATTTTGAAGTCTTTGCAACCATTTGTTTTTGTTTAACATTGTAGGATTTAAAGTTTTAATCCCTTTTCGATATATCCAAAAGCTGACTGCTGCTCCAGCACACTCACCAATGTAAGAAATAATCAAACCTGTATTAAACCCAAAAAATGTTATATTAGCAGCTGTAACAAATAAACTTGGGATTACACCTGCTACACTGATTATGATGTTAATGATGATACTTACAATAATGGCAAAGGGGCCACTCGATATTAATAAATTCTCAATAACTTCAGTCATTGTTCGCTCTCAGAACTCCATTTGTATCCGACTCCCCAAACGGTTTTCAGATGCTTATCAACTGGAAAACCAACTTGGCGAAGTTTTTCTCTAATATTTCGGATATGGGAATCAATAGTTCTGTCTTCTACATCAGATTTAAAACTCCAAATTGTAGATAGTAGATGTTCTCTGGTGAAAACCTTATTTGGATTTCCTATTAATAAACCTAATAAGGAGAATTCCTTCGGTGTAGTGGAAATACTGTGATTTTGAAAAGTGACTTTAAAGGCATTTTCGTCTAATGTTAATCCCTTAAATTTCAATATTTCCTCTGTAACAGAGGGTGTCCTTCGCATGACAGCTTCCATTCTTGCTAATAGCTCTTTTTCATTAAAGGGCTTGGTAACGTAATCGTCCGCCCCAATTTTTAATCCCTTAATCACTTCATCTTTGTCGTCACGGGCCGTCAACATAATTATAGGGACATTTGATATTTCACGGATCCTTGCACAAGTTTCCCACCCATCCATATCAGGCATCATAATATCTAAAATAACAATATCAACATTTTTATCTTCCAAATATAGAATGGCATCATGGCCTGTTTGTCTTTTAACACAGCTATACCCATGGGGAGAGATATATAATTCCAATAGGTCAAGCATTCTTTTTTCGTCATCAACTAGTAAAACGGTTTTCATCCTTTTGCTCCTTCAATACAATTTTAAAACACGTTCCTTCTCCAACTTTGCTTTCAATAGAAATCTCCCCGCTATGGGCCTCGACTATCTCTTTTACAATAGCCAAACCTAATCCGAATCCTCCAGTGGCTCTTGAACGTGATTTTTCAACTCGATACAAACGTTCAAATACAAAAGGGAGTTCCTCTTTAGGGATTCCAATACCCTCATCTTTGATTGTAAGATGTAGGCTTCCGTCTTTTTTAAACGCATTTATTTGAGTTGTTGTATTTTTGTTTGAATACTTTAGGGAATTATCCAATAGGTTCACTAGAACTTGTTCAAACCGTTTTGGGTCTATAGAAAAAAATAAGTCATCTTCATAGGTAAACTCTAATATTATCCCTTTATCCTTAAAAGCAGGTAAGACCCTTTCAAATATTGTTTGTAAGAAGGGACCAATAAGAATTCTTTCCTTATCGATGGAAAAAGTATTTTGATCCATCCTTGCCAGTTCAAATAACTCCTTTACCAACTGTCCAAGATGTTCGGATTCTTCATGGATAATATTGAAGTAATTTATCCTTTCCTGTTCATCAAGCATAGGTCGTCTACCTATATCGGAATAGCCTTTAATATATGTTAATGGTGTTCGCAATTCATGCGATACACTAGCCAAAAATTCATTTCTTTCCTTCTTCAAATGGTTCAGGTCATTGGCCAATGTTTGAATGGATCGTGACAATTCACCAATTTCATCTTTTGACAGATTAGGTAAGGATACAGAAAAATCACCTTTACTTAATTTTTCAGTGGCCTCTTTCATTACGATTAGAGGTTTGGTAAGAGACCTCGATAAAAAGAAGATGGTTACCAACATCAAAAATAAGATTATTAATGATGCGTAAAGAAAATGGTGGTTTAGTTGTGAGATCATTGTTTGAACCTGGTCTGTGGTTTTAAACATGTAAACCAACCCTTTATTCTCACTTCCTGTATTAATAGGGGAAACAGTTGCTATATATCTTTCACCTTTTAATTGAGGCTGCAAAATTAGCCCATTTCTAGGTAACTTTTTAATTGGTTGATTCATAATCTTTTTCATACTTTGATCAATAGGGCCAGAGGATTCAACAAACTTTCCATCAGAATCTTTAATTACCACTTCTGTATCTGTTTTCGATTCCATAAGAGCAATATGGTGAAGAGTAGAAGGATCCGATGAAATCTCCAAAACATCACGGTGGCTATTACCTCTAGACTTTAGGGAATTGAGCTCCTGCAAAGCACGTGATTCAATTACGTGACGATGTAAATACAGCATTGAAGAGGTTTCAATAATTAAGATACAAACAAAAAACCATAATCCAAATTTTAGAGAAATTTTCATGGTAACCACCTGGTTTTATTTTAATAGGTTTATTTTATTGAAAAAGTGTGAAGAAAATATGCAGATTTAATCTCATAGTACACTTTATTACATTGTATATGTTCGGAACTATGTTACCTGTTTAGAATTGATACTACAAGGAATGGACAGGCACCTGAAATACCTATTATTATTTCAAAAGCACCACAAATGGTGCTTTTTTGTATGAAAACGAGACCTAATAAAACGTTCAAAAATTATCCTAAGAAAACCCATAGTTACTGCATAATTTCCCATTAATTAAATTCAGTTGAAAATAATTTGAAAACTAATCATTAATTTGACGGCGAGGTGCAGAAGGTGAAAGTATTAGTTTTTCTGAGCCTTTTGTTAGGGATTTCCTTATTGAATTCCCATTTTGTGTGGGCGGATAAAAATCATAACGAGGTCTCAAAACAAGAACAAAACTACAATGATGAAAACCATGATAAATCGAGTCAACACAACGAAGACTCAACCAATCATGAACAGCAAGTCATTAGTGACGAAAACGAAAAGATGGTTTCCATTCAGAAATGAAGGAGGATCGACACCAAGACACGATCTCACATGAAGAAGCTACGATAAAGAAAATAAGTGTACATTCAATCAAAAAGGAACTGTTCATATACCTACTGAGATTAGAAGATTAATAAGAATTAACTCAGAAATGGTTTTTACAATTACTTTAGACGAAAAGGAAAAGAGGATAAATCTTATCCCTGAATTAACAGCATAGAAAAGTTAGAAAATTAGAAAGTCATCTTGAATGTAATGAAAAAAACATCAAATAAATTAACGGGTTCCGATAAGGGAGAGAAACAATAAAATTAGAACACTAATTAGCAGACTATTTCGAAGAAGGAAGAGCGGACTTGTTGCGATGGGGCAATGCAATGATGCACGATACACGCTCCATTTGGCAGTTAGCTTATTTGTATTTAATTGATGAGTTTAATCATAAACAATTTCACGAAGAAGTGATGGTTGGTTCTCGAAGCTATCACAAATGAGCGGAAACCCCTATTGAACATCCAATACCGACACGAGATAAAGGGTTCTATTATGTGGATTGTAAAACGGACTTAATCTTCTTTGGAACCAAAGGATATTGCTAATCTCGTTTTAAATGTAAGTGACTATTCAACGAATAATTTTATGCAACAAATTTGGCGGAGATTATCCATTTTAGAAAGACATCTTGTAACGGCAAGAGGGGATGGAAAAGTTACATTTACGCAAATTTCAATCCCATATATGCACCATATGCTTTGACTATCCTTCGTACCTTCTATAACTTCTGTGAAGCTACTAAAGACCTTGATAGAGAAACTCGTATCCCTACACAAAGATTAGGGATTACAGAAAGGGATTTTCAAATAAAAGATATACTTATCTAAGGTAAGTCATCCTTTTCGAAAAGGCAGGATGGTTTTTTTATAAAAATAAAAAAATTTAAAGCCAAATGATTTAATTATCCGTCTAATAGGTGAAAGAAAATTAAGGAGGTGGCTCGATTGTTGTATTTAATTAAGAAAGCACAAAAAAGCAATGATAAAGCATTTTTGACATTATTCCAGCAATATGAACAAGACATTTATCGAACAGCATTTGTATATGTAAAAAATCAAAGCGATGCTCTTGATGTTGTTCAGGAGACAGCGTATCGTTCATTTAAATCAATTAAAAATCTTAAAGAACCTAAATACTTTAAAACTTGGTTAATAAGAATTGCAATTAGTTGTGCTGTTGATTTGCTTCGTAAGCAAAAAAACGTAGTCCAAATGAAACCCGAATACGAGGAATTCATATCTGGAGATGTCAATGAAGATATTGATTTAGAAATGACAGTTCGAGACCTAATCGAACGATTAAATGAAGATGAGAAAAGTGTAATTATTTTAAGATTTTACGAAGGTTTGACTATTAAAGAAGTTTCAGAAGCCCTTGATATACCTTTGGGTACAGCAAAGACAGTTTTATATAGGGCTTTAGAAAAGCTCCGTAAAAAATTGAAAGGAGATGGTGTATATGAGCAATAAGATTAAACAAGAAATGAATAGAATTGAAATACCAAAAGAACTAAGCGAAAGAAGTAAGATTGGTATTCATAAAGCGAAGAAAGAAATGCAAAACGGTAGAAAAAGATATAGCTTAACAAGTATTGGTATCGTCGCTGGCTTACTTTTATCCATTGGAACATTCGCTTTATTTAATAATAATGTTTTTTCTCCAAATGGCACAACAGACAATCAAAATACACCAATTGCTACTAATAGTGATGCTGTAAAAATCCCAGCTATTCAATTACCAAAAGGTAATTCAATAGCTGATATGATTGGTTTAATTGTATACAACGGAAAGATTTATACTCAAACAAGAACAGAATTAGATGCGGAAAATGCAAAAGTTATTGTAGGAGAGAAACTTGGAACGACGAAAGGAACTATTGATGAATGGAGTAAACAAGAAGCCTATGATGAAGAATTTGCATCAACAATAGGAATAGCAGATGTTTTTTCTGTTAAAGGGTACGGTAAAGATTTTAGGATAATGACTTACGGAGAACTAGACGGAAAGCCTTATGCTGAGTTTTATGAAAACCTTAACGGAATAACAATAAATAGTGGTGAAGATGTTTTTGGTAAATTAAAAATGGTTGGGAATGTATCCAGTGCAGATTATAGAACATTCAGCGATTGGGATAATAGCGTTGAAAATTATAATCCTATTGCGGATATGAAAATTTTAAATGATTTTGTTGAAGAGCTGAATAAAACAAAACCTTTCCCTCGTGGAGAAAATTCAGACCCAATCAGCAATTCTCGAAACAACGAAGAATTTAGGGAATTAACTATTCAGTTAAATGATGGGACAAAGGTTAAACTTATCCTTCTTAAAAATGGTTATATCTATTACGGATATATGGGTGCATATTTCAAAATGAATGATGACATATTTTCGAAAATATGGAGTCAACTATAGTGATTAAAATTGCACAAAACGCTCAGATTTTATTCTGAGCGTTTTTGTTGTGCGCCCGGCATGGGTCCAGTCTCTAGGGTGAAAGTCCCGAACCATGAAGGCAGTAGTAATGGTTAGCCTAACGCAAGGGTGTCCGCGGTGACGCGGAATCTGAAGGAAGCGAGCGGCAAACCTCCGGTCTGAGGAACACGAACTTCATATAAGGCTAGGTATCATTGGATGAGTTTGCAACACAAAACAAAGTCCTTACTGCCGAAGGTGGTACAGAGTAAATGAAGCAGATAGATGGAGGGAAAGACTGTACTCTTACCCGGGGAGATCTGATTGATAAGCCAAGTACACTTGGTAAACTATCTAGCAATGGATAGCTGAACAATCAGAAGTCAGCAGAAGTCATAGTACCATTCTTACTCGAGAAAGAATGGGAAGGACTGAACTATTAAGAAAGAATGAAGTCTGCACATTCGGTGATTGCATTGAACACAGACAATCCGAAAGGACCTACCTAAAGGAGGAAGCGGTGAATCCGTTGGGGACTCTAGGAGGGTGGAGCAAAAGTCGGCATAAACAGAACCTTCATTCACGTAGAAAGGATAACATCATGTTAATGGAACTAATTCTATCACGGGAAAATCTCTTAACTGCCCTAAAAAGGGTAGAGCAGAACAAAGGAAGTCACGGCATAGATGGAATGTCCGTAAAATTCCTACGACGACATCTCTATGAAAACTGGGATTCCCTTCGGGAAACTTTGAGAACAGGTAACTATCAACCTTCTCCTGTTCGCCGTGTCGAAATCCCGAAACCAGGCGGAGGGATAAGGCTTTTAGGCATACCGACTGTGACAGACCGTTTCATCCAACAGGCAATCGCCCAAGTATTAACCTCAATCTTTGATCCAACATTTTCTGAAAACAGCTATGGTTTCCGACCTAACAGGAGCGCCCATAATGCGGTAAGAAAGGCAAAGGGTTATATCAAAGAAGGTTACCGCTGGGTAATTGATATGGACTTAGAGAAATTCTTTGATAAGGTTAATCATGACATACTGATGGGAATACTCGCTAAGAGAATTGAAGACCGCATTCTTCTCAAACTAATCAGGAAATACCTTCAATCAGGTGTAATGCTTAATGGGGTCGTACAATCAACGGAGGAAGGTACTCCGCAAGGGGGACCTCTCAGTCCACTACTTTCAAACATAATTCTTGATAAATTAGATAAAGAATTGGAAGCCAGAGGGCATAAGTTTGTCCGTTATGCGGATGACTGCAACATTTATGTTAAGTCATTAAAAGCAGGGGAACGTGTGATGGAATCCATTACGACGATTATTGAGCAGAAACTAAAATTGAAGGTAAACAGGGATAAGTCGGCAATCGACCGTCCGTGGAAACGGAAATTTCTTGGTTTCAGTTTCACATTTAATAAAGAACCGAAGGTGCGAATAGCGAAACAAAGCATTAAACGCTTTAAGACGAAGATTCGAGAAATTACCTCTCGGTCAAAACCTATCCCACTTGAGGTAAGAATTGAAATGTTAAACCGCTATCTTACAGGATGGTGCGGGTACTTCGCTTTAGCGGACACTCCAAGCAAATTCAAAGAATTTGATGAATGGATAAGAAGAAGGCTAAGAATGTGCGAATGGAAACAGTGGAAGAAATCTAAAACTAGAGTTAGAAAACTGATTGGTTTAGGCGTCCCTGGTTACAAGGCGCACGAATGGGGCAACTCCAGAAAGAAATACTGGAGAATCGCCTGTAGCCCAATATTACACAAAACCCTCGATAACTCATATTGGAGTCAACGAGGGTTGAAAAGTCTATATAACCGTTATGAAACTTTACGTCAATCTTAATAGAACCGCCGTATACCGAACGGTACGTACGGTGGTGTGAGAGGTCGGGGGTTAGTCACCCCCTCCTACTCGATTTTTCTAAAGATGGTAAGTGATCCCAATCCGGATAAATCAGAAAGAGTGATGAAGGCAATGCTGCAAATGAAGAAAATGGATCAAAGCATAAGAGCAAGCCTGCTAGGGGTAAATTAAAATACATCAAACCATACTGGCTCATCATCCTCAGGGTCCCCATTGTAATTAATTAGAATTTCATCACCGGTTTTTATTTTGGTATAAGCAAAAATGTCGATGGTCTGATTTTTTAAATTTAGTTTATATAAAGCATTTGGGCTAAAAGAATGGTTAAACAGCGAACCATAACCTAACGCTAAGGCACATTCTTCATAATCCTCGCCCCACCAGAACACGTATTCAATCATAATGGTTTTTTTCAAATACTTATACTCATCCTTAGGGGAAACAATCACTGGTGCTGCATGGATTAGTTCTCCCTTCTTTATATCACGGGTTGCAAATATCCCTCTGCCATACTTCGATTTCTTCACTTCAAACATTGAGTTGTCACCACCATTTTTGAATAATTCAATTTAGTATCAATCTATGACAGAATGGGTAAATTTGTTTTAGATATTCTATTTTGGATTGATTTATTTAGGAGGTAACAAAATGAATGAAACACCAGAGATCAATCATAAAACATACTGTGCCAATGAGTATGATGTATTAAAGCGTGTGATTCTTTGCGCGCCGCAATATATGACCATTCGTGAAGTTATCAATGAGACACAGAAGGAATTTGAGGATGAAGGCATACATATAAAAACTGCACTAAAACAACATCGGGAATTCGTAAGGATCCTAGAAGAACAAGGGATTGAGGTTATTTTATTACCTTATCATAAGAAATACCCGGAGCAGGTGTTTACCAGAGATATTGGCTTTACGCTAGGGCAAACCATATTTGTTGCCAAGATGGCACATGATGTTCGGATTGGTGAAGAAGATGTATTAAAACGATGGTTAGAGGATGAGGAAATGTCTTATTACAGTTTAGCTGAGGATAGGATTGAAGGTGGAGATGTAGTCATTGATGGTAAGACCATTTATGTTGGCTTAAGTAACCGGACCCATCAGGAAGCAGTAGACCATTTGCAAGGTCTACTTAATCAATTTGATGTGAAGGCCATTCCATTTAAGGAAAAATATCTCCATCTGGATTGTGTTTTTAATGTCATATCACCGGATGTGGCTCTGATTTATCCGCCAGCCCTAACAAAGGAAGATATCGATCTTTTTTCATCCCGATATGAATTAATTGAGGTATCAGAGGAAGAACAATTTACATTAGGAACCAATGTATTAAATATTGGAAACAAGAAAATTTTAAGTTTACCCGTTAATAAACAGGTTAATGAAAAGCTCCGAAATCGAGGATTCGAAGTGATTGAAGTGGATATTACAGAAATCATTAAATCAGGAGGATCCTTCCGTTGCTGCACACTTCCTATCCTGAGAGGATAAGAAAAGAGGCTGTCCGAGTATCTCGGACAGCCTCTTTATAGAAATCAATAGGTTATTGACCTTGTTGATTTCGTAATGATTGTTCAGCGTAGGCAACAAGACGTTTCGTCATTTCGCCTCCAACTGAACCGTTTGCTCGTGCGGTCGTATCAGCACCAAGTTGAACTCCAAACTCGTTGGCGATTTCTTCCTTCATTTGATTCAGGACGTTCTCTGAACCAGGAACCACTAGTTTGTTTCTAGCCATGATACATCACTCCCGACGAAGTTTTTTGAGCAATCTGGAATTGCTCGTGTTTATTTTACCCAACTTCATTTGTATTATTTAGCATAATAATTTTGCGTATAATAAGGCTGTGATTTTTCATTAAATGCGACCCCAACGCCTAAGTACTCGTAATCTTGGCGCAGAATATTTTCACGATGTCCCAGCGAATTCATTAAACCTTCATGGGCAAAAATACTGCTTAATTGACCATAAGCCAAATTTTCTCCAGCCGTATGGAAAGCTACTGCATCCTCTTTCATGCGATCAAAAGGTGATTGTCCCTCAAGATTTTTATGGTCGAAATAATCATTCTCTGCCATATCTGCACTATGTTCTCGTGCTGTTTCCCTGACATGGTCATCCCATGTTAAGATAGGGAGCTGATGATTGATACGTGCAGCATTGGTTAAATCAAACATTTGATATTCAAAGCCTTCTTTTAAGGTCGGAGATGCTTCCGTATAAAAATCTTTTTTGTTTTCTTCAAGAGACTTGCTAATGATTTGTATGGCCGTTACAGTATCGGTCTCATGCTTATCATAAAATATGGTTACATAGGCATCATCCAGCAAAAATAAATCATTGTCACTATCCTCTTGGAGCTGGTATATGACCATTCCCTTTTGAATCTTCGTAATCGGTTCACCGAGAATGCTGCGAACACTTTCCTTCGACGAATTGCCGATTTTGATTCCATTTGTAGATGCTAATAAATCTTGGTTCGTATAGAGACCGGCCGCTTTGTTATTATCATCATACATCACCATGAAAAAATCATGATAGTTCTCATGGTAAGCATGCCAATTTGCTTCGTATTCATTCACTGAGACCCGTTTTGCAATGCCCAAATTATGCTCAATCTCAGCTTTTTCATTTCCTAGCTCGATATTATGAACAGAAAAAGTTTGTTCAGAAGGGGGTGTTAACTCTACTTTTTCCAGCGGCTCTTCCTTGGATTTTTCTTGGGTTTGCTGCAT
This Neobacillus sp. YX16 DNA region includes the following protein-coding sequences:
- a CDS encoding VTT domain-containing protein, coding for MTEVIENLLISSGPFAIIVSIIINIIISVAGVIPSLFVTAANITFFGFNTGLIISYIGECAGAAVSFWIYRKGIKTLNPTMLNKNKWLQRLQNTQGWDSFVIILVLRVLPFIPSGMINLAVAISKTSILTFIVASSLGKLPALFIEAYSVKQVLESTNEQKVILAIIALFVLFIYLHQKRKKKIN
- a CDS encoding aspartyl-phosphate phosphatase Spo0E family protein, encoding MPFSPITNEQSELIRIIESLRREMIQTGMKEGLTSKNTIKISRKLDEYIVKYQATHEWNANS
- a CDS encoding response regulator transcription factor, which produces MKTVLLVDDEKRMLDLLELYISPHGYSCVKRQTGHDAILYLEDKNVDIVILDIMMPDMDGWETCARIREISNVPIIMLTARDDKDEVIKGLKIGADDYVTKPFNEKELLARMEAVMRRTPSVTEEILKFKGLTLDENAFKVTFQNHSISTTPKEFSLLGLLIGNPNKVFTREHLLSTIWSFKSDVEDRTIDSHIRNIREKLRQVGFPVDKHLKTVWGVGYKWSSESEQ
- a CDS encoding sigma-70 family RNA polymerase sigma factor; amino-acid sequence: MLYLIKKAQKSNDKAFLTLFQQYEQDIYRTAFVYVKNQSDALDVVQETAYRSFKSIKNLKEPKYFKTWLIRIAISCAVDLLRKQKNVVQMKPEYEEFISGDVNEDIDLEMTVRDLIERLNEDEKSVIILRFYEGLTIKEVSEALDIPLGTAKTVLYRALEKLRKKLKGDGVYEQ
- a CDS encoding F510_1955 family glycosylhydrolase, which gives rise to MINFKWIALVTLISVILAACSGNETQSTKTYEVVKDVKIEHIHGLGYVGNKNELYLATHDGLVRYSDNKWYAITKNNHDYMGFQVVDKGFYSSGHPEHGSDLKNPLGLVKSTDEGESIKKLAFYGETDFHYLATGFISHTIYAINEAPNSLLDSGLYYTDDEGKTWTQSKMQGFSASSIGNIAAHPTESNMIGISTDKGLYLSDNNGDQFKVVSQAVPVTTLEFQEDSMLYFAMNDNSPELYKQDLVAQNMTKLSIPNQITSQNPIMFIASNPKNRDEITVITHKNDIYQTQDNGGTWKVLIKDGKVQ
- a CDS encoding sensor histidine kinase: MKISLKFGLWFFVCILIIETSSMLYLHRHVIESRALQELNSLKSRGNSHRDVLEISSDPSTLHHIALMESKTDTEVVIKDSDGKFVESSGPIDQSMKKIMNQPIKKLPRNGLILQPQLKGERYIATVSPINTGSENKGLVYMFKTTDQVQTMISQLNHHFLYASLIILFLMLVTIFFLSRSLTKPLIVMKEATEKLSKGDFSVSLPNLSKDEIGELSRSIQTLANDLNHLKKERNEFLASVSHELRTPLTYIKGYSDIGRRPMLDEQERINYFNIIHEESEHLGQLVKELFELARMDQNTFSIDKERILIGPFLQTIFERVLPAFKDKGIILEFTYEDDLFFSIDPKRFEQVLVNLLDNSLKYSNKNTTTQINAFKKDGSLHLTIKDEGIGIPKEELPFVFERLYRVEKSRSRATGGFGLGLAIVKEIVEAHSGEISIESKVGEGTCFKIVLKEQKDENRFTS
- a CDS encoding DUF3888 domain-containing protein translates to MKMLMFIPSIAIFLMVISPGYTKAENDKYLMSDAFLTTLSPHIGNAVVGRYGELTQYALYDIEIISLERTQNGRTFDFNVVLKVFPFEKAHNYIGADTLTLEVLPSGVNITNYKHEEYK